The Anas platyrhynchos isolate ZD024472 breed Pekin duck chromosome 6, IASCAAS_PekinDuck_T2T, whole genome shotgun sequence sequence TACAGACCAGATATTCTTGGATTATGCTAAGTGAAAATTTAACAATCAAATAACATAAGGCTAATTTAGTTTTATCTTCAAAGTCTTTATTTGGAccctattaaaaaagaaaaattgataAGACTTGCAAAAAtctttagatttttaaaaactttttggCAATATTTGCATGTGGTTCAAACAAAACTAGACTGCGTAGCTgatatttcaaaactttttttttgtaaactctAGATGCTACTGTTACACAAGGTCTTTTCTTCCTGATGGCAGGTGAAGCACTGCAGTGTTACACCTGCGTAGGTTCTAGCGATGAAGACTGCAACAGACAAGGAACGCAGCAATGTCCGGGGCACTCAGATGCGTGCGCGGTCATTAGAGGACAAGCAAGTAAGTAGTCACCGCCAGTTTACTCAtcaaaattttaataaataaccTAATGGTGTTAGAAGAGTATAGCCAGCTAAAAAGGagaataaatttttttttctcaaaataaaccCAATTaataaatctttgttttattgGTTTAGCAGCAGTCTACTATAAAACCTTGCTGAGTATGCTTTGTCAGTATGCCGTGATGCTGAGCCATGCCCCACTGTGTGTAATAGCtataaaagagcattttaagtATTAACTAATTCTTTCTTAAATCTTACCTTTTAAGTTCAGTGACTTTCTTGGAagttaggaaagaaaagagccCAATGAGGCACTGCACTTTGATGCTCTGAGATATTTAAGGTACATCGGTTGACCCTAAGAAAAATTTACAATTATTTAGCTTATGTGGGAGCTTCTAGTGTGCTATCATGGTACTCATTTACTGTTAAAGAATGGTGAAACTGGTGTGGTTCCTCACTACTGGATGGCCAGATCCATGCTGGGGAGATGCAGACGGGCCGGTGCAGGTGAGCGTGCTGCTCTTTGGCTCCTTGTGGCTCTGTTGCAGGCGGCGTTATGAAGTCCTGCTCCTTCAGCTCCTTCTGCGAGCGGGCAAAGAGGGACGGATCCAGAGCACCCGGAGTGAGCGTCCAGTGCTGCTACTCCAACAACTGCAACGCAAAAAGCCTGGGCTCCAGAGTCAGCACCTCCTCGAGCTacttctctctcctcctcctgtgcTTGTGCTGGCACCCCTTGCTGAAGCTGACATGAGGGGGAAGAACAAGGTCCTGAAGCAACAAGTCTGCCTTTTTAGAGAAGGGTGATTGTACTTTCTAAATCATGTTACTCCGTGTACTGTGTAGGAAAAAAGCAGTAGGCACAACTGACAGATGATAAGATAAAAAATTGTCGCATCTATTAATAATGCCCTGACCTATATGTAAGCAACACCACCCTCTTCTCATTTATCCTGAGGGGCTGACCGTGAAAAGACATAACATTTTCCCACAATGTAGGCAGTATGCacaaagaggaggagaaacCTTAGCTGCAAATAGCAGCCTTGTAGCAAGGTAAAGGATCGGTGTGTTCTGGATGCTGTTTGCTGTTGACACACATTCAAAAACAAGCTAAAATTTTCAGGCACGGAGTGACTGAAAATTCTAGCTAGCTCGTtagtttttcagagaaaatctgCAAACTGACCAAAAACAGATAACCTGAAATAAGAATATTAATACAAACTGGTAAGAGAAGGCTATTAAGAGACAAATGTTTGGAAACACattatattatgtatatttCCTGGGATGAAAGAACTTTTCCAGCCTCCTCTGATACTTTGAGATCTTTCCACAACACTGGAAGAAGTTAAAAAAGGAGCTTGGAAGTTGCTTTGAAGTAAGCTCCCCTCCAAAGACTGGTTCTTTCTACTGCTACTTTTGAAAACAAGTGGTCAGTCCCTGCCTCGTAGGGATAACTTGAGTAATAACATTTTTGCTTATCCAAATTCCTCTTGCAGTTTCAACTGTGTTCTTCACTGTCCTAAATTTTGTTCTTTGGGAATAAGAGTATACAGCCCCTCCTTTCACTGACGTCATTAGAGGGTGAGTCGATGCGTGGTGGTTCATATATCCTCTTAATTTCACAGAGCGAATGAAATTACTTGGGGATCTCTAGAGAGGTAAGGAactaaattaacatttttaatggtCCCATTCATTGCAGTCTTACCGAGTAAATGATCCAGAATGGGCCACATCACAGCACATCTCTAGCTTGGAGGTAGGTGTTGCTTTGAAGTGGTGATGCTCAAACTAGGCAAGAAGTGACATAACACAAGGTGATGTCAGGAAGCAGGGTGCTGGGTCTGTGATACTGGGAAGTGGTGCTGGCAAGGCAGGGGTGATTCATAACAGTGAAATGTAGGCAGATGATCAATCTTTGCAGATTTTAATGCCCAACTGTATTGATCTGGTCTAATCTCCAGGACACATCGGCTTTAAATCCAGCTGGTGTCATTGCAGTAGAGGCGGTCTGTCAGTGAGGAATTATAGCTTTAGTTGCCCATTTGGAAAAAAGATTTGCTTATCAAGTTTATGGAACTCACAAAATACGTGTCAAAGTAGTTTTTTCAACTAGCTTTGTGTTGTgactttgtttttaagtataATTATTCGCAAAATCAATTCCAGGCAGTGTGTCACAGAGTCCTGCAAAATCttcaaaagttttcaaaaattttGTCAAGGTTGCAAACCAGAGAGCTTCTTCAAGTGAAATCACTGAAACCTCTGAGCAGAGCGTAACCCCAACCTGCCTTTTAGCTGTTGCCTGTCACGCTGGCCAAACTGTTCCCTTTCCTCTGGCTGGATCCTGTCACCACCTTCTGTAGGTTGGGGCTTCAGACTGGGACTGTTCTTTGGGGGTTTGTTGAAGGGGCTCTCAGCTGATGGGCTTCTGCTTTATAATTAGTTGCTACGCACAAGTCGGCTACAGCTGCTAAACAAAAAGATTGCAACAATGCAATATCTTGGCTGAGAATATTAATTTAGGCTCAAATATCTCATCTGTGTAAAAATCACTTGGTAAGTATTTTTCGTTTCATTCTTGGTTTGAATCAGTTCCTTCAATCTGTTCTGCTACACTAACTATGTGTTGATTGtatctttattttctgattgTTCTGTAATGATAAATTTGTATTGGATGTGATCTCTGTATATGCTCCATGCATTTTCCTGAATGAggaattaaaatatatgcaatGTCTGACAATGTCTCTGGATAAAAGAAACCACAATTTTTAATTGCCAGTTTCATCCAGCTGCCTCTCTTCCAGCAGgaattccagctttttttttttcagtgggatCTATTTCTTAAATTTGTTAGCTAAAGCAGTGACCGTTGGTAGTTTTCTTACTGTGAAATTTCCATGATAAAATAAGAAGGCGAGGCTCTGTCCCCTTGACAAACACCATCTGTCACTGCTGACTGCAGCCAGGGCTCAGATCTTCAGGCAACTCGCAGCTACCCACTGCTCCCACTGGATTCTGCCATCCAGCAACGAGCGGgctgtgcttttctttgtaCAGTTCTGACATTTATCCTGCCTAATTATGAACCTGCCGTGTGCAAGCATGCATATATCTGTAAACGATGAGCTGTGCTCGTGGATTTATGGAAATAGCTGAGGTATTTTGCAGGGGTTCTTGGCATAAACATTAACAGGAACACAAGCACAGGAACAACATGGAACAAAAtaaatggaatatttttaaagctgaaaaaaaccCCTCTccattaaaaatgcagaaagtatTTTAACTTACCATGACTGCAAAGCTCTATCCCAAGCTATatgtaaaatagaaaataatcaTCTTCAGTTTGGTTGCTCTGGAGTCTCAAACCCCACTTAATTGTttctggcacagcagcagaCTCTTTCTGGCTTCCTTAATGTTGACAGCAGGGACAAAAGGAGCAGAAACTGAGAGTGGATTCTGCTGCAATAAAAAATGGTGGGACTTCTACTTTGCCTATTGGATCTATGTAGTGGATATGTTGGGTAAGTATTGGGTTTGGGTTTAATCCTGGCCTCTCACCTTCAAGGAAAGGTCTCCAAAGCAAGAGAATTATAATTTCTGCTttataaatgaatgaaattcTGACTTCTATAATCAGCTTGTAGCACTTATAGGTAGCCCAAACTAATAATTTCCATGGTTTCTTCATATCTTCTTGTTATTGATAGCACAGATGGTGATTCCTTAATACCCCATATTCTCAAGCACTACAAGAGCCCCTGGAGACCCACCGGGAGGGGACACTGGAGGAAAGTGCCCCTGAAGCATGCAAATGCTTCAAACCCCATAGCCAAAAGCAGAGTCCAGATTGGGCTCCAGTTCTCTGCAAGGCTGTGCTATTTAATGAAACAGTATTGTTCTAAGATGTCTCTGAGTTTCTGGACTCTGCAGGTGTTCAGGGCAGAGCCCGGAGCTGTCGGATGTGACTGGTGACTGCCCTTGGGACCTGTTCTGATTCTGAAATCAGAAGTCCTGGCTGTGACCCATGGGGCTTTGGTGTCCGCCCTGCGTATGCATACCCTCATGCTTGTGCAGGAGGTGTTGTtaattggtaaatttatgaatgCTTAGCATATTTATTCCCAACAGAGTGGGAAAAAATGATTAGAGTGTTATCCCAAGTAGAGTACAAACAGCATGTCTAGAAATCCATCTTGTCGGTGGCATAGGTACAAGTGAGTCTTGTTGGTATCTGAACACGATAAGGGGAAAGCCGAAGTGGAATTCAGTTCAGAGAGAAGTGAAGTCACACTCACGCACTTGTCAGCGTGGCTTGGTGGAAAGTAGGTCTTGTCAAAAACATCTCATTTGAAGTTACGGATTTTTGCTGATAAAGGTAAATGCACAGATtttgcaaaacatttcagataAAATTAGTCACGATGAGAGTTCAAGAGCTGGAAGAGTgaaagactgaaggaaaaaaaaaaagtcctcagtAGAAAATCATCCAAATGGTGCCTTGGATACAGGAGGCCTCCCATCGACTTTCTGACGCGCTCATGATGTTACCATGAGAGGTGTCACAAAAAGTACGGGCTGTCAGAGTATGAGCACGTCTGCGTCAAGATTTTCTGCGTGTTTCCATAGGGATGTGTTTCCCTGGCAGACAGACGCTTTTCTGGGACAAAACTGCAGCGGAGGAGTGAGggtgggaggaggagcagagcatGGGGTAGCCAGCCAACCCTCCCATCGCCTGCACTTCATGGTCCGTGAATTGCTGACACCACTCACCCCTTCTTGCAATCAGGTATCTCCTCATTCAGCCCAGCAAGCAATACTTCAGCTCAGAATCTACTCTTTTAGCTGCTGGCTCAAAAGGCTTGTAAGTACAAGGTAATGCTTGAAAGCTGGAGGGGAATTTCTCGCTTTGTTTCTGAAGACTTCCTGCCCTTCCTgcctcagaaatgttttttgtttttcgcTCTATGCACTCAAAGGGAAGTGTTTGAACAACAGCGGAGACTTGGCCAGAAAAAAATTCTGGCTGGTGTTCAAATGCAGTTTCCAATTCCTAGCGTCCAAACTCGAGGTATCTGCAGCCTGGCCATGGGCAGCCCttcaggcagagcagagccccgCTTTGGGGGGCTGACTGCGGGTCCGTGAGGCCTGGTTTTGTTCCTGTGCCCTTCTGGTGACTGGAGGTGCTCCTTGCCTCCCCTTGGCAGCTTGCTCACAACCCCTTCTGCAGCTTTTGGAGGGCTCTCggcagatgaaaagaaaatatccaaGGTGTCAAGTGACAAGTGTCAAGTGAACTTGATGTCGAGTTCTCACAGGTATGTGCCACCGGGACAGATTTCCTAATGGCAGAACAATCTCTGGATTGCCTCTCTCCATTCAGTGAAGCAGGAGCCCAAACAAGTCCCAAAGCAAGGTCTGTTCTGAGGGAAGCGACAAGGCCGTGGGCCTTGGGGCCTCTGCCCCCAAAGTCCCTTCTCTGGGGTGCCCGCCCCTGGGGATGCTGTATGCAGGCAGGTTGAGCATTTAGTGGCAGCTTCTGCCTTCATCTCTCCCCTCACTTTGTCCTTTTAATGGTTAAGCTTTACTTTGGGGagctttggggacattttgtgctgcaatatcacagaatcacacagaatttctaggttggaagagacctcaagatcatcgagtccaacctctaacctaacactaacagtccccactaaaccatatccctaagctctacatctaaacgtcttttgaagacttccagggatggtgactccaccacctccctgggcagcccgttccagtgcctaacaaccctttcagtaaagaaattcttcctaacatctaacctaaaactcccctggcgtattAACAGCACTTGGGACTGTATTTATGCTCCCAGGCCAGCTACGACTCCTCATGTTGGATAAACATGCCTCGTCTCATTAAATATTCAGCTTCAATTAATGTGACTGTGGAAAGAGAAAATGGGTTACCAGGACAAAGCGAAGACATGAGCAGGGCAGCGAAATGAGCCAAGAAAAGCCTCCATGGAGAGGCCATCCCAAGGCAGCAGGGCCTGAGTGGGCACCGGCACCGTGCTTGGCTGCGTTCCTGCAGCCCAGCGTGGTCACAGCTGGTGGTGAGCAGGGTCCTGTGCATCTTGTGGTATTTCTATTTCACATAGAAATCCAGCTTTGTACCTGGATTGGGTTCGGTCAGCTCTCCCCAAGCTTTAGGATGGGGAAGGGTTTGTGCTGAAGTATTGCCCTCTGTGTGTTCAGAGAGCATTGCGCTTAAAATGGCGGTGGTCGTGCAGCCAGGCTGGCTTTGGTGATTGCTGGTGATTTCCTTGTGGTTCAGGAAACACAAAATACTCAAATATGCAGTATTTTAGGAGCTGTGCTCACCAGTAGAACCTACCTCAGTGAGACTCTGGTGAGGATCAGGagttagggggaaaaaaacacaacacctttCATAAACTTTCATATTAATGATACTTAAGCTATTAAAAAGCTATCTTCTACCTGCTCCAAAATCAGGATCCCTTGTGGAAACTGAAGATAAGTCGCTCATAAATGATCAGACAGTCCAGTGATCTAATCTGCCCTTTACTTTAACGTGGCTTACACAAAGCTTTTTATGCTTATCCAAACTTTGGCTCCACACGCTGCGAACCAGAGCTATTTGGGGCAAATCCTGGTGACCTCTCTTTCAGCTTGTGCTCATCAGAAGGATGAACAGGAGATTACAAACCATGGGCTGGGTGTCCTGAGCCAGCAAATAAGGAGTACTCCCCATCCTGGGGACAACTCCTAAGGCACCAAAAGGCCCTCGCcatgcccagcccctggtgcagATCTCCAGGAGGCAGCTGGCTGTGGGTGCTTTGGTCCCCTGCAGCACAGACAGAATCCCAgctcttaaaatatttctccctgtctttcttttttcttttttttttttttttttagatttgcTCTAAATTTGCCCAGCAACTagagaaacattttcattcGTGCTACAACGAAAATAGCTTTcagccctgctggctctggCACACTGAGGTAGTTCTCGGGAAGAGCTGTTTGTGCACAGTATTTTTTTACCATAAAAATGTAGTTCAAACGCGCTTACTTGAGCTAGAATTGCATTTCTCAGTGGAATCAGAAATGTTATAGTTAGCTTAAGGTAACCACCTCGATTAGCAGAGACTCCTGAGAGTCGTGCAATAGCACAATGTcatttaattgcttttaaaaatagcactATATAACAGCTGTGTGTTAACCCCTGCCTGCCTCCAGAAAGGCCAAAGTGCCTCGCTCATGGCTGGGTGAGAGCCCTcagggagcagcacaggggacgtCGGTGCCAGCTCCCACTGATCAGTCCCAACGGCAAGGCTGGAGGTGCTTGCCCTTCATCCACCACTCAGCATCCATGAAACGTGCTCTGCTGGAGCTATCCCCAGCGATAGCTCCTGTTCTGCCACCGAGCTGTCCCCCTAAGGTAGTGGAGGTGAAGCATTTTATATGTGCAATGGCACGGGAGAGCTGGGCTACGTCGGTAAAGCTAGCACCCGAATGGAGCAGGCTACAAAGCCCCATCCCAGGCACAAAAAGCaaggccacaaaaaaaaaataataaaaataataataataataataagcagaAGTAGAAGGCAAATCTGCATATTGTCAAACTCTCAATCTACAGTCACTATCTCGCTATAAAAAGGGGCTGATCTGATCTGCAGTGGAAAGGTGTCAGTGGAAATGCTCCTGGATGCTCTGAATCCAGCAGTCAGATTCAGATAGAGCTTGAGACTTTCAGCTCCCTTTTTGCCTGAATTTTTCTGTTAATGTACCTATTTTTGTATATCTTTTCTTTAGACTGAGTAAAACTTCTTTCCAGGCTGAAGAATTACTGGGTCACTGTACAATTCTCTCATCCAGGCAGGGTCCATCACAGCTGGGTGTGCATCCTGCTTCCCGGCACCACTCACCAGCATCACCGGGCTAACCCCAACTGGGCAGGAGCTCCATTTGCAAAGCATTGAAGTTAACGTGGTTCTTGCAACTGAAATGCAGCCAGGAACAAATCTGGTCGCCATCACGCACGCGTGCCATTGAGACGTGGCTATCAGCAGGACGCACACGGGGCTGCTGCTTGAGCTGTGCTGGCACCCCGTATTGCTGCCTGCTCGGGGTGGTGAGCGTGATGACCGAGTGGCATGTTGAGCTGCAGCCCAGATTTTGCTGTGCTTCACTTTTCAGGGGATTATTCCCTGTGTCTCTTGGCAGGGGAGCCTCACTCAGAGCACTGCCAGTATTTTTCTTGAATTATCAGAGTGCAAAAACCTCTTGGCAAGCAGCAGCCAGATAAACTTGTTTTGCAGACAGAGATTATTAGTGTCCCTCTTCCATATATGTGTAtaatttgctttatttgatttgttcaaatgtCTGGTTTGGAAACCTCGTTTTTGCACATCCAGAATAATGACAGAAACGATTGAGaggaattttgaaaattaagaacCAAAACCACTGCAATTTCATCTGCAGCTCCATTCTGTGAGTATTTAAGTGTCCTTAAATCACACTTAATTTGCTCATTCACAGGTTGTTCCTTTGATGGAGCAAGATACCAAATGGCAGTAGAGAAGCGACTGATTAGGATCATCAGCAATCAGTCCTTTTAGGCTCATTAGGTTACTTCACAGCTGCCTGATATCCTCCAGACAGGAGGAGCATTAGAGGAGCTTTCATGCTGAAGCGAAGCAAAAAGAAATTAGTTTCAGGAGGAGTATGTCAGTAAGGGATTCTCTGATACCTCCAACaggctgaaaagcagaaatatgcCTGTTCCCTTTTCACCCCGATGAAAATTGAATTGATGAAGCAAGTTCTGATGGTGGGGAAATCAGGCAGATTTTTACAAGGGGTCAGGTGTTTGGTCCTGGGGATGTGGTGCTCTTTTTTGTGAGCTTATCCAAGCATTGAAGCGCTTTTCCCTTGAGTGTtcggcagccctgcagccctaCAGATACCTCTAGCCTGgcctcccctgccccacagagGGTTCAGCCATCACCTGGCACTACAGCTTTggcctcttccctcccctctgcccctttCTTGATGCCTCTCCTCCATCCATTTGTGTGCGAACCACCTTTTTCTTACAGTAACAGGGAACAGCACCCTGCCTCTTTGTGCATATAatgttttacaaatatttttctctgtgtcaCGGGTGTCAGTCCACAGTGAGGCATTGAGTTAGCTCAGCCACACCTGTAGGTGTCACTTTGCTGCTCACAAGGTTCAGGGCAGGTGCCCTGAGCTCAGCAGGAGGAatgcctgaacctcccctgccaGAGCTGGGGTCTGATCCTGCAACCCCGCACTGCTGTCGGACACCTCCAAGCTCTTCTGCATGCTTTAACCTGCACGTAACGTCACTGTGTGCATCTAATGTTACAGTTTGTGTTATGTTACTTGGCAAAAATCGAGCTTGAAATCTGTTAACTCTGGCATCCACCCAAATTTGAGATGCCGAGTAACCCACACGCCAATTGATGCCTGTCTCGGGTGTGACACGTTCAGTTGCTGAACGTCTTTCCTGCGGAGTCTGCACTTTACAAGCATGAACAGTTTGATGAAattaacttgaaaataaaattatattcattAAACATCTGCGTACCGACAGCTTTTGTGGTTGAAAAGTGgcggggctggcaggaggcagagcatTGCCACGCATCCCACTGTGATGGGTGTATGCAAGGCGctgggtgctgcctgctcccGCCAGCAGATGGTACCCGGGATTTACAAATGGCCTCGCAGGGcctcctgctctctgctgtttgtttcatcagaaaataaagaggaatCCCCGCGCTCTGACCATCAAACAGCTCATCTGCCAGACTCACCCAGGGAAGCTGCCCCGAGGTTTGGTGCATTTTGTGCTCCCTGTCCTTTTGGTGAGACATGATGGTCCCCAGCAGTAACGTGTCCTGCTAAATACATAGTGGGTAGGTCATTTTGAGTGTGTTCTGCAAAAGTGATCACCCGCTGGGCTCAGCTCAGCCCTGCGATGACGGCAGCCGTGGTGGAGAGTGAGGTGAGCCAGGGACCCAGCCCCGCTGCACCCTGTGATCCACAGACACAAAGAAGACGGCTGAGCCCCCAGCCTCCACACAGGCCCCGTTCCCCACAGGGGCTCCGTTTCTGCACAGAAATCCTTGCCTGCCTTTGTAGTTGTCCATATTTCTTGGGGAAGACgctccaggctgcagcccctgcttcaTCTCCCTGCCTCGGGTCGGAGCAGCGGGCATTTCCCTGGGGGCTGTGATCCCCTGGGGCAACGAGGGAGCACTGGTGTGGTGCTACCTAACATCCAGCAGCCCTTCCCATGGAGTGGGTATGGGTTTGGGGAGAACCCTGACACTGCACTGGCCGTAACACCTTAACTACAAAGGTTCTGACACCCTCTTTCTGCTCAGGTGTGTGACTGAGCCCATCTCGGtctcctgcagcctccctgtGCTGTTGGTGTCACTGAGAGCTCGCCTGTTCCCGAGGGTCACGGGCACGTCCCTGCAgggacaacaacaaagaaaggtCGGGGTCAGCCCTACAAACACGACCCAGAGCAGGGGGGAGGCTGCTGGGAGAGGGCTCGGCACCGAACACCAAGAAGCCCTTTAGGCCCAGATACGTAAGTAGCCTGTTTTCAAAAGATAGCTAACTCTTTCCCCACGGATTTATAAACACTCCTCCGTGTCTGGAAACAGTGTTGTAACGTAGCTGACCGCGTCCACCGGTGGAGTggagcattttaaaacaaacaaacagaagtgaGGATGGCCGGGACAACACGAAGGCAAGCTTTCTGCCAGCTTCTTGGTGCTGCCTTTGAAGTTGAGCAGCCTGCAGACCCGCAGGAAGGGGCACGGCACCAACAGCCCGGCCCCTCGGCCTCTGTCTCCTCGGCTCTTCCACCTCCAGCTGGAGTGCAGCTTTTTGGTTTTAAGCCTTGCTGCTCTCTAACAAAATCCCGTCTGGTTAATTCTGCTCTAATAAGGAGGAAAGGGGGATTTAGTGACAGTTAGAAATAATTAGTGCCGTAAGCTGCTCATCATAAACACCGACTCATGAGAACTGTGGTGAAGGGCATTTTCCCTCTAGGgtcttgcttttaaaatctaatCTGAAAGTCAGTGAAATGAGATATTCTTGACAGATAAACACAGGGGTGATGCCAGCCAGAGCACCGGTAAACAACAGCCATCCCTTATCTGTGCAAGATTGTCATTGTTaaacaaaatgttaattaaCTTGAAAGAATAGGATGTAAAACACCATCAGAAATGTAACGCAGCATTGTCACTGATCTCTCAGTGATACCTGAATGAAGGCTGGTGCCaaaggacccgagggaacggcgtggagctgggacaggggagggtcaggctgggggttagggaaagggtctgcacccagagggggtCGGGCACTaggacaggctgcccagcacagctcacagcaccgagcctgagGGACTTCAAggagtgtttggacaacacCCTCAGtatagggtctgatttttgggtgggcCTGTGTGGAGTCAGGAATAGAattcaatgatccttgtgggtcccttccaacttggatatTCAGTGCTAACATGAAGTTAGCTCTTTACTCATTCACGTTCACATTTACCAGCTGCTGGGTTTCTTCGTTGTAATGAAGAGCATGGGTCTCCTGTGGTCCTGTGCTCCCCGAGGTCACTGTAACCACAGGCAGAGTGCAAACATTTGATTTATATGAACCCAATGTCTGTTTTGTTATCTACATTGGGCTGTGCACCACCCAACCCTTCCCAGACAGTTTGTGAACTAGAGGTTGACATTTCTTTCAGGCTCGTAAGGCCTTCGGTCCCAGTTACActcattcctttttccttttcccagatCCAACATAGCTCACACTGCTGTTGCCTTTCCCACTGGAAAATCAGAACTTTCCCCTCCAGCTAACCCAGCAGCCACCGTCAAACAGCCACGCTCACCAGGCTCCTCGGCACACACGCTCACTTTTGGCACGGTCTCCTCGGCACGTACGTGTGCTCTGGCCAGGCCTCGGCTTCTTGCGGTTAGCTGGTGCAGAAAATCTGCTTGCTCAGGCTGAGGTGAGCTCCCTGGTGTCTGCCTCTGAGCTCAGTGGTGGGCACAGCACCCTTAGAGCTTGTTCTGCGTCTCTGGTGTTGAAGGAAAATGCCATTTAATAAGCTTGGAAGGCCAATATGTCTCCAGCAGTTAATAACCCACAGCAGTGAGATAACGCACTGTGTTCAGCAGCCCACAAGGCCGCTTGGTGCAGCAGGCTCCAGGCTGACCCACACTTTGATTCCCCAAATTCCCTTGCAGAAGAAATGCTGGGGACCAGAGCAGAGGCTGGCACCAGTCCTACACCTCCCCAAATGTTCGTCAAAGCCTAGCCCACGACTCCCCCTAATGCATCAACCCTTCCCAATGTACCACAGCTGGAAACAGCAGCTCTCAGCTGCTCTCTCCCTGACCTAGTAGTAGGGTGTAAATAATTTAAGCCAAGCCATGATTAACAAATCTGATCTTCCTGCGGGTTATTTGTGCTGAGTGACTCTCACCCACTGGGAGCAGCTCTCTGGTGCGACTTCCAGTAGTGCCATGCAGCTGCCCAGGTAAGGCCAGTGCTGTTGTATTTTAGTGGGTGAGGAAGGGTGTTTGAGTGGGAGGACATTAAATTCATCagcttattttaaaagacaaatgttAATTTTGTAGTGCATTTTCCTATGTTGGCAGGAATTAACTCTTAAATAAGAAACTTCTCCAAAGTGCACATTTTGATTTTGTCTTTTGAGCGTTCATTGGGAATCagagctgttttatttattataacaGCTATAGTATAGAAGCCCATAATTCACCTGCTGCAACATCCTTAAGAAGGAAAGGTGCTTACCCCGAGGTCCTAAATTCTGTTCTCCTGGAATCTGAATCACTTTTTAAGTGAATTCACTTGCAGTGCTGCACAATTGTCTAGTTTTGTGTTCCTGGCCACCTGGTATTGACTCTGGAACAGAAGGCAAGATGTGTTAATTACTTATAAATAATTATGTAAATGCATGTAGCAATGCTTGTTGAAATTAATCATCCATTagcacttctggaaaaaaaaaaaagaaatggaaatcagATGAGATATTGCTGCgttgaaatgctgttttatttcacaATCAGTTTCCATGAAATATCTTGCTGCGTAT is a genomic window containing:
- the LOC119717362 gene encoding uncharacterized protein, which encodes MMRTVFSLVLVSSLLIIKSEALQCYTCVGSSDEDCNRQGTQQCPGHSDACAVIRGQASGVMKSCSFSSFCERAKRDGSRAPGVSVQCCYSNNCNAKSLGSRVSTSSSYFSLLLLCLCWHPLLKLT